The following proteins are co-located in the Lagenorhynchus albirostris chromosome 4, mLagAlb1.1, whole genome shotgun sequence genome:
- the LRIT3 gene encoding leucine-rich repeat, immunoglobulin-like domain and transmembrane domain-containing protein 3, translated as MRLFASLCIALGFLERVSCSCPSQCTCDYHGRNDGMRSRSVLCSDLDMNEVPTNFPVDTVKLRIEKTVVHRIPAEAFYYLVELQYLWLTYNSVASLDTSSFYNLKQLHELRLDGNSLAAFPWTSLRDMPRLRTLDLHNNRITSVPNEAVTYLKNLAYLDLSSNRLTTLPPDFLDSWSHLFTASSRSLDLSARRIILGLQDNPWFCDCHISKIMALSKVADPVVVLLDPLMVCSEPERLTGISFQRAELEQCLKPSVMTSATQITSALGSNVLLRCDTTGYPTPQLTWTRPDSSPVNYTVIQESPGEGVRWSIISLTGVSYMDAGDYKCKAKNLAGMSEAVVTVTVVGVVMTTVSSETSEKRTGNHPEQEVQLGSRTSATLPGSSLSPWPYSSSSSFPASSTFLPTSTSSPPSTASSSLSPFFSSIVSSATTPSTRISTSTTMASRQSLHPDGKRNVKVEMGSGKLPPASASRREELALLDQALPMETNATIENLQVVSETEESVILMWNTINTTQNLEVTVLYSKYGEKDLLLLNADSSKNQVTISGLLPGWQYIACVCPKGMPPQKDQCITFSTDRAEEEGDSQGSFFMVVSGAACVVVLPLIFFLLYKVCKLQCKSDSLWEDDLAKETYIQFETLSPRSQSVGELWTRRPRDDSEKLLLCSKSSVESHDF; from the exons GTCTGTGCTATGTAGTGACCTGGATATGAACGAGGTACCTACAAACTTCCCCGTGGACACTGTGAAGCTTCGCATAGAGAAGACCGTTGTCCATAGGATCCCCGCCGAGGCCTTCTACTACCTGGTGGAGCTCCAGTACCTCTGGTTGACCTATAATTCTGTGGCCAGCCTTGACACCAGCAGCTTTTACAACCTAAAGCAGCTGCATGAGTTGCGCTTGGATGGAAAttctctggctgctttccctTGGACATCTCTGAGGGACATGCCTCGTCTGAGGACCCTGGATTTGCACAATAACAGAATAACCAGTGTGCCAAACGAGGCGGTCACGTATCTGAAGAACCTTGCCTACTTGGATTTATCAAGCAACAGATTAACCACACTGCCGCCAGATTTCCTGGACAGCTGGTCCCACTTATTTACAGCATCATCCAGAAGCCTGGACCTTTCAGCAAGAAGAATTATTCTTG GCCTGCAGGACAACCCATGGTTCTGTGACTGTCACATTTCCAAAATAATGGCATTGTCAAAAGTTGCTGACCCTGTGGTAGTACTTCTCGATCCACTGATGGTTTGTAGTGAACCGGAACGCCTCACAGGGATTTCGTTTCAGCGGGCTGAGCTGGAGCAGTGTCTGAAGCCATCAGTGATGACCTCGGCCACCCAGATCACGTCTGCTCTGGGCAGTAATGTTCTGCTGCGGTGTGATACCACTGGCTACCCTACCCCGCAGCTCACCTGGACCAGACCAGACAGCTCGCCAGTTAATTATACAG taaTTCAGGAATCTCCAGGGGAGGGAGTCAGATGGTCCATAATAAGCTTGACAGGCGTTTCTTACATGGATGCTGGGGATTACAAATGTAAGGCCAAAAATTTGGCTGGGATGTCAGAAGCTGTGGTTACTGTGACAGTGGTTGGTGTTGTCATGACCACCGTATCATCAGAAACTTCTGAAAAAAGAACTGGGAATCACCCTGAGCAAGAGGTCCAGCTGGGATCTAGAACATCTGCAACTCTACCTGGTTCATCGTTGTCTCCCTGGCCttattcctcctcttcttccttcccagcttcttccacttttcttcctacttctacttcATCGCCTCCCTCCACTGCTTCCTCCTCCttatctcctttcttctcctccattGTTTCTTCAGCCACAACTCCCAGCACTAGAATATCTACAAGCACTACCATGGCCAGCCGTCAGTCACTCCATCCAGATGGGAAAAGAAATGTCAAGGTGGAGATGGGTAGCGGTAAGCTTCCCCCAGCTAGTGCAAGTAGAAGAGAAGAGTTGGCATTGTTGGATCAAGCCCTGCCGATGGAAACGAATGCCACAATAGAAAATCTCCAGGTAGTCAGCGAAACCGAAGAAAGCGTGATCTTGATGTGGAACACCATTAACACCACGCAGAATTTGGAAGTGACTGTGTTGTATTCCAAGTATGGTGAGAAGGACCTGCTACTGCTTAATGCAGACTCCAGCAAGAACCAAGTCACCATAAGTGGCTTGTTGCCTGGTTGGCAATATATAGCATGTGTCTGTCCAAAAGGAATGCCTCCCCAGAAAGACCAATGTATCACCTTTTCTACTGACAGAGCTGAAGAAGAAGGTGATTCTCAAGGGTCTTTCTTTATGGTGGTGAGTGGTGCTGCCTGTGTTGTTGTCTtgccattgatttttttcctgttgtacAAAGTTTGCAAACTTCAGTGTAAGTCAGACTCCCTCTGGGAAGATGATTTGGCGAAAGAGACTTATATCCAATTTGAAACGCTGTCCCCCAGGTCTCAAAGTGTAGGGGAACTTTGGACGCGAAGGCCCAGGGACGATTCAGAAAAATTGCTGCTTTGCTCTAAGTCAAGTGTGGAATCTCATGACTTTTAA